ACTGTCACCGATCTGTTTGCGCTGGGCCTGGCCTGGTTTGCCAGCGTTCAGGCGTCCCGTCCGGCCAACGCGCGCAACACCTTCGGCTATCATCGCGTCGGCATTTTGGCCGCGCTGACCAATGCCGTGACGTTGATCGTGATCGCCGTCGTCATTCTGGTCGAGGCGGTGATGCGCTTCTCGCATCCAGAGCCGGTGCAGCCGGTGGTGATGTTCCTGGCCGCTGTTGTGGGCATTGGCGTCAATCTGTTCATTGCCTTTGGCCTGCGCGGCGCGGGCGAAGATAACCTGAACGTGCGTGGGGCGCTCTTGCATGTGCTGGGCGACGTGGGCGCGTCGGTGGGCGTGATCGTGGCGGGCGTCATTATTCTGCTGACCGGCTGGACACTGGTGGACCCCATTCTGTCGGTGGGCATCGCTGCCTTGATCTCGGTGAGCGCCTTCCGGCTGGTGCGCGAGACGATAGGCATTCTCATGGAAGCGACGCCGCGCGGCATTCGCATCCCCACGCTGGTCAACGATCTGCGCAGTGTGAAGGGCGTGCGCGGCGTGCATGATCTGCATGTCTGGAGCATTGCCAGCGGGATGCGCGCGCTTTCGTGCCACGCGGTCATTGATGATTTGCCGCCCAGCGGCAGCGCGCCCATTCTGGACCGCATCTCGAAGATGCTGCTGCAAAAATACCAGATTGAACACGCGACGATCCAGTTCGAGAGCGCGGCCCACAGCGGCCACAAGGGCCACTGCGCCTGCACCTCCAACGCGCTCTACTGCGATCTGAACCGCTGCGACGACGAGAATTAGCGGTATCGGTAAAATGCTGTAGTTCGGGCGCGGCGCTTGTCATTGCCAGGCAAGCGCCGCGCCGCGCGCTGCGTCCGTGAAATGTGTAATCTTGCCGATGAGTGTTCTCGTTCTTCATAGCTATACTTGCTGTAACGGAAGCTGCGAGCAGAATCGCCTTGCAGCAGGCGCTATGACAGAAACGAGGAACTGATGAGTGCAACATTACGTGGCCCCTCTGGCCTTATTTACCTTGACCATGACGTGTTGACTATTGGGCGGAGCCGCCAGAACCGGCTGGTCTTCACGCATAGCCAGGTCTCCAGTAAGCACGCTGAAATCCAACCGCTGGGCGATGGGCGCTATCAAGTGGTTGATGTCGGCAGCAGCAATGGAACGTTGGTGAATGGATTGCGCTTGAGCGGGGGAACCCCCCATGTCTTGAGCGAGGGCGATACGCTGCGCCTGGGGGGTGCAGGTGGCATCGAACTGGTATTTGCCTGGGCAGCGGCCCCGGCGGTACTGGAGGCTCCAGCGCCCATGCCTGTGGGCGTTTTACCGGCCTTCCCGCCTGTGCGGCCAGCGCCAGCGCCAGCGCCGCTGCCAGCAGCCATTACGAACGTGGCGCGCTATAAGCGCCCGCCAAAGGTCTTGCTGCTTGGTGGGAGCCTGCTGGTGCTGGTGCTGCTGATCAGCGGGATCGCGCTGGGCGGCAAATTGCTCGGAAGTCAGTCGCCAAAGCGGGCGGACCCCGTAGCAATTGGCGACAGCCCACCTACGCCAGCGGATACGCCGACGCCGACGCCGACACCGACGCCAACATCTGCGCCCGCGCCAGCCGTCGTTCAGACAGCCCAGGCCACCGTTGAGGGCCAGGAAACAACGATTCTGACGAACGCGCAGGGGCTGACCCTCTACTACTTCAAGCCTGATACGCCAGATAAGACCGCCTGTACCGGCGCTTGCATCGCCAACTGGCCCCCGCTGCTCTTCGATGGGCCGGGCGATCCAACGGCGTCGTCGGAGCTGTCTGGCACGCTCAGTATTCAGACGAGCGAGAATGGCGCGCAGGTGGCCTACAACGGGCATCCGCTCTACACCTTTAGCGGCGATAGCGCGCCAGGGCAGACGAACGGCGAGGGCAAGGCGGGCAAGTGGTTCGTGGCGACCGCCGATCTGGAAGCCAATGGCTGAGCCGGAACCAGCGAGTGCCACCAGGCATGAGGTGTTGGCGAGCAAGGAAAACACCACTTGTAGCGCCGCCCCCCTTCGGGAAGGGCCGCTTGCCTCGGCTGGGCCTCGGCAGTCTCGCTCCCGTTGGTCGCTCGCGCGTCCCTCCTGGCGGCTCAACGCTGGCCTGCTGGTCCGGTGGTCTGGAGGGCGAACGCTCGCCAGGGCGCAGCGTTGAGCCGCCAAGATGGCGGCGCTACAAGTGGCCCCCACCCGTGCAGGCGCGGCGGTTAGCCGCCTTCCGGCGGCGCTGCAAGTGGGGTTCTACCAAATCTGAGGTGTTGGCAAGCGAGGCGTGTTACTTGTAGCGCCGCCGGAAGGCGGCTAGACACTGGCCTGCTGATAGGTTGGCCTGGAGGGCGAACGCTCGCCCTGGCGCAGCGTTGAGCCGCCTGGAAGGCGGCGCTACAAGTGGCCCCCACCCGTGCAGGCGCGGCGTTGGTGTGGAGGGGCGGCGCTGCAAGTGGGGTTTTCCTTGCTCATCAAGCGGGAATGGTATATAGTTGCGAGAGAACGAGGAAACAGCGGCATGATCAAACAGAGGAAATGGATGAGGCGCGCACATGCCTGACTCGCCTGCTATCAGTCTTCCCGCTCAGGGCAAAGGTTCATCTTTGGCGCGGCGCGCTGATCTGCGCCTGGGGATTGCCGTCGAGGTCGTGACTATCCTCTGGATGCTGGCCGAGGCGCTGGTTGCGCTGATCGCTGGTTTTGCGGCGCACAGTGCTTCGCTCGAATCCTTTGGCCTGGACAGCGTTATTGAGTTGGTGAGCGGCGGTGTCTTGCTCTGGCGGCTGCTCGCTGAGCAGGGCGGCAGGGCAGGCGAAACACTGGAGCGTGTGGAGCGACGGGCAAGCCGTATCGTTGGCCTGGCGCTCTACGCGCTGGCCGCCTATATCCTGCTCAACGCCGCCTTCTCGCTGCTCACGCGCGCACACCCCGATGAAAGCTGGGCCGGGCTGGCGTTGGCGCTGGCCGCCGCAGTGGTCATGCCCATCCTCTGGCGGGTTAAGCTGCGCGTTGCCCGGCGCATCGAAAGCGCGGCCCTGCGCGCCGACGCGGCGTGCAGCGTGACCTGCGCCTATATGTCACTGGTCCTGCTGCTGGGCCTGGCGCTGACGCGGGTGTTTGGCTGGTGGTGGGCCGATGCGCTGGCCTCGCTGGGCCTGCTTTATTTCGTCATCCGCGAAGGCCACGAGGCGCTAGAAGAAGCCAAAGGCCACGCCTGCGCGTGCTGTGAAGCTGGCGGTTGAGGCAGTACCCTGGGGCGTGCCGTGTCAGACCTATGGTTGCTGGAAATGTGCTACACGCTCCCCAGCGGGGAGCGCCTGCTGATATACTGGCCCATTGCTACGCGCGTTGTCAAGGATATGGGACGTTTGGACCAGGGCCAATACAAAAGCCGCCCCACCCCGCAGGTGGTTAAAACCGCGCCTGCGGCGGCGGGCGCTTGCCTCGGCTGTTGCCCCGTCCTCTCGCTCGCTGCGCTCGCTCGCGCGCCCGCGTCTGGAGGGCGTTGCCCGCCAAGCCTGCCGACGCAGGCTCCCCCCGCCCCATCAGCGTGTCTTCGTCTCAGGCCGCGCAGGCGGCCAGCCGTTGAGCCGCCTGGAAGGCGGCGCTACACGTATTCTATTACCGCATTTGCCCTGCTATAAAAGAATGCCAGGTTGCGGCATTCTTCTTGCTTCATCATGCCGCAGCGTGTATACTCGCAAAGGGAAATTATCAGTACAGACAACCCAGGTCCGGGAGGGGCAATCGTGAAAATTACGTGTAAGCAATCTGATATGAGTCGCGGGCTTTCGGTGGTGAGCCATGCCGTTGCCACGCGCAGCACTTTACCTGTCCTCTCGAATATTTTGATAGCGACGGACGAGAATCGTTTGCGGCTTTCCGCGACGAATCTGGAGATTGGCATTACCTGCTGGGTGCCAGCGCAGGTGGCCGAAGAAGGCTCGGTGACGGTTCCGGCGCGGCTGCTCACCGATTTTGTCGGCGGTTTGCCGCAGGGCACGGTGGAGATGAATCTGCCTGCGGGCGGCTATACGCTCAGCGTCAAGAGCAATCGCAACGCGGCCAACGTGAAAGGGATGGACGCGGGCGAGTTCCCGACGATTCCCAGCGCCGACAGCAATGAGCCGCCGGTCCTGCTGGATGCGGCCACGCTCAAAGAGATGATCGGGCAGGTGGCTTTTGCCGCTGCCACCGATGAGGCGCGGCCCGTCTTTACCGGCGTGCTGGCCCAGGTGGCCGAAGACAAGATTACGTTTGCGGCGGCGGACAGCTATCGGCTGGCGGTGCGCTCGACTGATCTGACCGCCAACGGCCATCCCGTCGGCGACATTCTCATTCCGGCAAAAACGCTGACCGAACTGGCGCGCATCCTGCCAGCCGAAGGCACGGTGCAGATGGTGATTACGCCCAACCGCAGCCAGGTGCTGTTCCATTCGGAGGGCATGGACCTGATCTCGCGGTTGATTGATGGCGCGTTCCCCGCCTATCAGCGCATCATGCCGCAGAGCCACGAGATGCGCGCGGTGCTGGATACCGGCGAGTTCCGCGCGGCGGCCAAATCGGTGGCGCTGTTTGCCAAGGATAGCAATAACATTGTGACGCTGACGATTGAACAGGGCCGGGCCGATGGCGTGGAGCCAGGGACGGCGATGCTCCAGGCGACGGCTGAGGAACTGGGCGACAATACCAGCGTGGTCAACGCGGCAGTTGACGGCAAGGGCTTGCGTATCATGTTCAACGTGCGCTATCTGACGGATGTGCTGGCAGTAATTGATACGCCTGAAGTGGCGTTGGAACTGGAATCAGCGCAGAAGCCGGGCGTCGTTCGCCCGGTTGGGGCGAACGACTATACCTATGTAATTATGCCAATGCACACTATCCGCTAGACGCCGAACACCAGCTTCACCAATCCGAAGATGACGCCTGCGATGATGGCGAGTGTCAGGAGCAGGCCCAGCGCGACGGCCAGCCGCCGCACCCAGCGCGATTTATACAGGAAGAAGCGTTCCCACCACTCGCGGGCGATCTCCGCCGGGGTGTACCACGTCCAGAGGCGCTCAGCAGCCTGCTGAGCGCCTTCTTGTGTCGTCTGGAGCGGCGCGGCCTGACGAGCATGCTGCGGCGCTGCGGGTATCGGCCCCGCCAGTGTCTCGATGGTATGCTTCAGCACTTCATGGCGAATGAAGTAGGCGGAGTGGTCATAGATGCAAGCGGAGCAATCAACGGCCACCACGTTTTTATGGACGGTCTTGATATTGTATGGACCGCACCACCCCAGGCGCGCCCTTCCGGCCCCGCCGCTGGATTCTTCCGTGAAGAAGTTGGCGAAAGGCGACCAGATCAAGATGTTATCGTGGAAGGAATAATAGATGGTCAGGCGGCCCACGCGGTCCAGCGCCTGAAAGCCATAGCCATTGCGCCGCCGGGCAACCAGGGTGTCGCTCAGATCAGTGTCAGCGGCCCCACGCGGCGGCGGATCGGATTGGAGCGCGTCGGTATTCAGATCGGGAGCATAGAACACCATCTGATCCACGATCACCGATGAGGCTCCGCTGCCTGCCTGGGCAGAGCGCAGCACCGAGAGGATGTTTAGAGCTTTGATGGTGAGGAAGCAGCCCATGCTGTGACCGACCAGCAGAATGCGGCGGTCTGGCTGGGCAGCGCGCAGGTCGGCCAGCAGGTTTGCCAGCGAGAAGGCGGCAAAGCGCGCTACTTCTTCTTTGTCGAGCAGATAGCCGGGCCAGACGCGATGATCGCAGGGCCAGGTGAAGGCGATAAGCTGCTGGTAGAGCGGCTTCTCAGCGTCGGCCTCTGCTGGCGTGGAAAGCCGGTTCTGAAGGCTCTGAGCCAGGCGCAGCGCCCCTGGCAGGCTGGCCCCTTTATGCCCGCCGAGCGCCGCTTTGATGCTGCCGGTGCGCTTTTGGGGAGCCAGGCGAGCCGATATTTTCTGGCCGGTATAGACGCCTTCTGGCGCGGTTTCGTTGAAGCCGTGTACCACCACCAGCACGTCGCCAGTCGGCAGAAGCGCCGCCACATCGTCTGGTGGCTCGCGGTGGGAGATGGTTTTCCAGCGCCCGTATGTGAAGCTCATCGGGATTTTGCCTGCGGCCTCGGCAGGATAGGCCCAGGCAACCTGATAATCCCCCGCGTCGAGGGGCAGGGCATCGTAGAGGTTGGCGCTGTGTGGGTGCGCGCGACAGGTGGCGACAAAGAGCGCGCTGTCCTGCTGGCGCTCTTCCAGAGCAACTGCGGCGCTCGCGTTGATCTGATCGGTTGATTGCATGGTGTGTCCCTCCTGAGAGACGAGAAAAGCAAGAGTCGCGTTACGCAAGCAGAACGGCAAGGTTGCAGCGAAACGAAAAGAGCATGTTGGAAGCAGTGACACCTGTTCCGGTTCTAAGGAACGTAGCAGAGGGTCCGTTTTAGTGGTGGGATTGTTCATGCCGCATCCTGTTGAGGACTTGCGGCGTTACAGGTGAGGGCTGGCGCGGTGAGCGGCAAACGGGGGCCGTAGATAATTATAGAACGTAAGTTCTATTTTGTCAAGAAGCGGCCAGTTATGGGACGACCTGGAAGGTGATGCTGGCATCGGCGCTTCCAAAGTAGTAGACCACCCACTTGTAGACGCCGGGCGTTGTTGTGGATGAAATTGGGGCGAAGCTCCAATAGACATTTGCTTGCGTCAGTGGCGCCTGTAGGTTCGGTATCTTTTCCGCGCTGCCGTTGTGGATGAGATCAAGCTCCAACTTTTCGGTAGAGATGTCTACCCCGGTAGAGAAGGCAATATAGACGGTATCGCCCACCTTGAACGTGTCTGTTTCGCCCAGGATTTTGGCCGATGCTGAATCAAACCCCGCGCCTACGTGGAGGCTGAAGATATGCTCGCCATTGTGGACTTCCTGGTTGAACTTGAAGGGCTGAAAGATCAGCAGCCACGCGCTCCCTGCTGCTATCAGTATCAGCGCGAGCAGGAGGCTGCCCACGATGACTCTGCGCCTGGGGGAGCGGAGCCTGGGGCGTTTGATACGCGGCGTGACTGATGCCTGCTGAATGGGCGCTGGCGAGTCGGGCAGCAGGACGCCGAATGTCTCAGCGGAGTCTGCTGGCGCTGGCGCGGCCACGTCTTTCCAGCCGGGGGGTGTCGCGGCGGCCAACGTTGGCGCGCCCGGCGCGGCGTTGGGCGGCGTGCTGGCGACAGGCGGCGCGAGTTTTGTGGGCGTCTGGAAGGTCGGAGCGGGCGATGAGGGCGGGGTGATGCGCGTGGGAGCCGAAAAGAAGGATGGATCGGAGGGTTCGGCTGGCCGCGCTGCGGCATCCGGCATGGGCTGGGTTTCCCAGGCTGGCGGCTGAACCGCCTGAGAGGCAGCGGCCTGACACGCCTGCTCGAAGGCGTTGACAAACGCCTGGATGCTGGCAAAGCGTTCTTTGGGGTCTTTCGCCAGGGCGGTCATCACGACGGCTTCCAGCGCGGGCGCGATGTCGGGCAGCTTCTCGCTCAGGGACGGCGGCGGCGCCAGCACATGCTGCGTGGCGATTTCAGTAAAGGAGCCGCGAAAGGGCTGCCCGCCGCTGAGCCATTCATAGATGACGATGCCCAGCGAGTATTGGTCGCTGGCGGGGCGCGGCTTGCCCTGCACCTGCTCCGGGGCCATATAGGTCACGGTGCCAGCGACTTCCTGCGTCCCCTGGTAGCGCGAGCTTTGCGCGACGGTGGCGATGCCAAAGTCGGAGAGCAGCACTTCGCCGCGCTCGCCGATGAGCATATTCTCTGGCTTCACATCCCGATGCACCAGCTTTTGCTCGTGGGCGTAGCTCAGGGCTTCGGCCACCTGTTTGACGTAGGAGAGGATGGTCGCGGGGGCCAGTCTGGTTCCTTTGGGGTGGCGCTGGCGCAGCGTGCCGTTGGGCGCGTAGTCCATGACGAGAAAGGGCGTGCTGCCTTCGACACCAAACTCCAGCACGCGCACGATATGCGGGTGTTTCAGGCGGGCAATCGTCTGCGCTTCGCTGATGAAACCGTCCAGATCATCTTTTCCCAGGCGGGTATGCAGGATTTTCATGGCGGCCTGGGTCTTGAGGTAGATATGTTCGCCCAGGTAGACTTCGGCGAAGCCGCCTTCGCCTAGCTGTTGGGTGAGGCGATAGTTGCCAAGCTGCTGGCCTACGCGATCCTCTGCCATTGGAACCCCTTCCCGCCCGCGCGAGTCTTTTTAGGAGATGAAAGCTCGCCGTTATTGGCGTCTATTTTAGGGCAACCTGGCGGGCGTGTCAAGGGGCTTGAGGCATGAAAAAATCCACCCTGGCGTACCTGTCACGCCAGGGTGGAAGGGGATTGCTCGTCCTCGATGAGAAACGTGTGCGCAGCCAGGACTACCAGCGTTCGCGCCGACCGCCGCGATCATTGCTGCGCCCACCGCTGCGGCCACCGCTGGTGGCGCGTGGCTGATAGCAATCGCTGCAATAGACGGGTCGGTCATCGCGGGGCTGGAAAGGCACCTGCGCCTCGCGCCCGCAGTTGGCGCAGATGGCGGTGAACATTTCGCGCGGCGCGCGCTGGCCGCCATAGCCGCCGCGCTCTTGCGCCTTGCGGGCGGCGCGGCAATCTGGGCAACGAGTCGGCGGGTGGGTGAACCCACGACTGGCGTAAAAAGACTGCTCCCCGGCGGTGAAGACAAAATCCTGACCACAATCGCGGCATTGCAATGTCTGGTCACTGCCTGTGGTGTCCGACATGTACTCGGAAGACATGAAACTTGAACCTCTTTCTGGCCCCGGCCCAACCGGGGCCTTGCGCATCAAAGCGCAAAACAACGACTTTTTGCGGGCGATCAACTCACACGGGGAGACGAAGGAGGAGAGCAATCAGGGGATCGACCTGTGACGGCCCTTGCCTACGTACCGTTACGCGGTTATCAGCCAGCGTAGGACAACTAGCGCCAATTGTGAAGTGCTATGAGAACCGCTCTATCGGCGCTCTGCGACAACTATACCATGCTCACAAGGGAATAGCAAGGGCATCAAAGTCCCTGGATTAAAACGGCGGCGTGCCGCCCGCTCTGGTTCTATTCATCACTATTTGCGCGGCGGGGACCCTTCCCGATTAGGGGACCGGGAGGAGTCGCGCTCTCCATCTCAGAATCGTTCGTTGCTTGCATACTTCCCCCCGTGCGTTCTGGCACAACCGTTTGCCGTCTCCAAGCGCATGCAAACTGAGCCGTCCGTTCAGGGTACCCCCAATATATGCCAACCCATATTTTGGGTGCTTGACTAGCGTTCCTCGCGTGAAGCCCAGACTCCGCGTCCCTCCATAGGGCTTGCGTTTGCCTCCCGGCTCTGGCTGTAAGCGATGTAACTGGCGCCGGTGCCACTGCAAGGGCGTCACACAGAGCAGACGGGTCTGCTCTGGTGCTTGCTGTCCACCAACGACCGCCCAGGCCAACGCCCACGCATCTACGCAATGGGCGCTAAACGTCTCCGCCAGTTTCTGCTGACTTTTCTTCAGGCCCAGAGCGTCTCGTATTTGACCACCAGCGCCTCTTTCTTGCTGCCAGGATCGATGCCTACTGCAAGAGGTTGTCTCTCTCGCCTGGACGGCTCTTGGTTGAGCCGCACGCACCAGACCCCGCCCTTCCAAAACGGGGTCGCTTTCCCTTGCTTCACCCACCGCCGCGCCCGTGCAGGGGTCGTGGGCATCAAGGGCTGCCGGTCTTGGTCTACCACAGATACGAACATCCAGTAAGGCTCCTTTCGGAGTGTGTAGTGTCCCTTCGCTACTGACCACCGGAGAGGAGCGAGATGAGGGAAGCGTCCCGCACGTCCTGTGGGCTGCCACGCCCAGATGGTTCAGTCCCCTTCAAGCGGCCCATTGCTGGACCTTGGGTAAGCTAGTCTCGAAGTTACCCTTGTGGTTGTTCTGCTGGCTAGGCAGACACCACCACAAGCCCATCCCTTTTGAGGGGATTAGGGTTCTTGACTCAGGGGATAGGAGGGATCGATGCGGGCGACGACGATGGCATGCGCGGGAAAAAAGCGCAGGGGATGCCCGGCGTCGTCAACTTCGACGATGCAGCCCGATCCCGCTTCGGGGCGCTGGCCGTTCCCGGCGCTGAGTATCCATTCAAGCGTCTCCAGGCCCTCTGCTTCTGAAAGCCAGCGGGCGCCGATGCGGGTATGGGTGGTGTTGAGTGTGACCATCTGACCGGTGACGAGGGTTAATACCAGAGTCGAGCCATACTGCTCGCCAGGGCTTCCTGTGGACATCAAAAATCCTTTCCTCAACCACTTGCCGGGGGGCAGGATGTCATGCCTCCTCACGTTATCCCGGCCTCCTGCTCATTATAGCATAATCATGAGCTTGAGGGCGGTGATGTTGAGGCTGTGTGAAGTCTTCTGATGGCTGGGAGCAGCCGCGCTTAGCAGAGCCAGTCGGGGGTTGGGTTTTCGGGAGGTTCCGGGGTGGCAGGCAGAGGCTCCGGCGCGGCAGGCCGTATCTGCACAGCGGGGATAGAAGGTGAGGTGAGGACCAGTCGGCTGCGGGCAGGTACGAGCAAGACATCGCCCAGCGCGCGAGCGCGGGCGCTGAGGTGCTGCGTGTGGTCTCCCACGCCCAGCAGGTTCATCAAGCCGCTGCCGGTGTTGATCTCGAAGCCGCGCATCAGCGGGTTGTCGTCGCTGA
The DNA window shown above is from Ktedonobacterales bacterium and carries:
- a CDS encoding RRXRR domain-containing protein; the encoded protein is MFVSVVDQDRQPLMPTTPARARRWVKQGKATPFWKGGVWCVRLNQEPSRRERQPLAVGIDPGSKKEALVVKYETLWA
- a CDS encoding cation transporter, which translates into the protein MPDSPAISLPAQGKGSSLARRADLRLGIAVEVVTILWMLAEALVALIAGFAAHSASLESFGLDSVIELVSGGVLLWRLLAEQGGRAGETLERVERRASRIVGLALYALAAYILLNAAFSLLTRAHPDESWAGLALALAAAVVMPILWRVKLRVARRIESAALRADAACSVTCAYMSLVLLLGLALTRVFGWWWADALASLGLLYFVIREGHEALEEAKGHACACCEAGG
- the dnaN gene encoding DNA polymerase III subunit beta translates to MKITCKQSDMSRGLSVVSHAVATRSTLPVLSNILIATDENRLRLSATNLEIGITCWVPAQVAEEGSVTVPARLLTDFVGGLPQGTVEMNLPAGGYTLSVKSNRNAANVKGMDAGEFPTIPSADSNEPPVLLDAATLKEMIGQVAFAAATDEARPVFTGVLAQVAEDKITFAAADSYRLAVRSTDLTANGHPVGDILIPAKTLTELARILPAEGTVQMVITPNRSQVLFHSEGMDLISRLIDGAFPAYQRIMPQSHEMRAVLDTGEFRAAAKSVALFAKDSNNIVTLTIEQGRADGVEPGTAMLQATAEELGDNTSVVNAAVDGKGLRIMFNVRYLTDVLAVIDTPEVALELESAQKPGVVRPVGANDYTYVIMPMHTIR
- a CDS encoding cation diffusion facilitator family transporter, with protein sequence MAVRKLRGETETQRPSHQHDHSHSHQAQSHSHSHHEAGHHDHTASLAQGRLRLAFLLTFVILVVGVTGGLIGNSLALLSDAGHTVTDLFALGLAWFASVQASRPANARNTFGYHRVGILAALTNAVTLIVIAVVILVEAVMRFSHPEPVQPVVMFLAAVVGIGVNLFIAFGLRGAGEDNLNVRGALLHVLGDVGASVGVIVAGVIILLTGWTLVDPILSVGIAALISVSAFRLVRETIGILMEATPRGIRIPTLVNDLRSVKGVRGVHDLHVWSIASGMRALSCHAVIDDLPPSGSAPILDRISKMLLQKYQIEHATIQFESAAHSGHKGHCACTSNALYCDLNRCDDEN
- a CDS encoding protein kinase codes for the protein MAEDRVGQQLGNYRLTQQLGEGGFAEVYLGEHIYLKTQAAMKILHTRLGKDDLDGFISEAQTIARLKHPHIVRVLEFGVEGSTPFLVMDYAPNGTLRQRHPKGTRLAPATILSYVKQVAEALSYAHEQKLVHRDVKPENMLIGERGEVLLSDFGIATVAQSSRYQGTQEVAGTVTYMAPEQVQGKPRPASDQYSLGIVIYEWLSGGQPFRGSFTEIATQHVLAPPPSLSEKLPDIAPALEAVVMTALAKDPKERFASIQAFVNAFEQACQAAASQAVQPPAWETQPMPDAAARPAEPSDPSFFSAPTRITPPSSPAPTFQTPTKLAPPVASTPPNAAPGAPTLAAATPPGWKDVAAPAPADSAETFGVLLPDSPAPIQQASVTPRIKRPRLRSPRRRVIVGSLLLALILIAAGSAWLLIFQPFKFNQEVHNGEHIFSLHVGAGFDSASAKILGETDTFKVGDTVYIAFSTGVDISTEKLELDLIHNGSAEKIPNLQAPLTQANVYWSFAPISSTTTPGVYKWVVYYFGSADASITFQVVP
- a CDS encoding FHA domain-containing protein; the encoded protein is MSATLRGPSGLIYLDHDVLTIGRSRQNRLVFTHSQVSSKHAEIQPLGDGRYQVVDVGSSNGTLVNGLRLSGGTPHVLSEGDTLRLGGAGGIELVFAWAAAPAVLEAPAPMPVGVLPAFPPVRPAPAPAPLPAAITNVARYKRPPKVLLLGGSLLVLVLLISGIALGGKLLGSQSPKRADPVAIGDSPPTPADTPTPTPTPTPTSAPAPAVVQTAQATVEGQETTILTNAQGLTLYYFKPDTPDKTACTGACIANWPPLLFDGPGDPTASSELSGTLSIQTSENGAQVAYNGHPLYTFSGDSAPGQTNGEGKAGKWFVATADLEANG
- a CDS encoding zinc-ribbon domain containing protein, whose protein sequence is MSSEYMSDTTGSDQTLQCRDCGQDFVFTAGEQSFYASRGFTHPPTRCPDCRAARKAQERGGYGGQRAPREMFTAICANCGREAQVPFQPRDDRPVYCSDCYQPRATSGGRSGGRSNDRGGRRERW
- a CDS encoding alpha/beta hydrolase — encoded protein: MQSTDQINASAAVALEERQQDSALFVATCRAHPHSANLYDALPLDAGDYQVAWAYPAEAAGKIPMSFTYGRWKTISHREPPDDVAALLPTGDVLVVVHGFNETAPEGVYTGQKISARLAPQKRTGSIKAALGGHKGASLPGALRLAQSLQNRLSTPAEADAEKPLYQQLIAFTWPCDHRVWPGYLLDKEEVARFAAFSLANLLADLRAAQPDRRILLVGHSMGCFLTIKALNILSVLRSAQAGSGASSVIVDQMVFYAPDLNTDALQSDPPPRGAADTDLSDTLVARRRNGYGFQALDRVGRLTIYYSFHDNILIWSPFANFFTEESSGGAGRARLGWCGPYNIKTVHKNVVAVDCSACIYDHSAYFIRHEVLKHTIETLAGPIPAAPQHARQAAPLQTTQEGAQQAAERLWTWYTPAEIAREWWERFFLYKSRWVRRLAVALGLLLTLAIIAGVIFGLVKLVFGV